From the genome of Flavobacterium ovatum, one region includes:
- a CDS encoding patatin-like phospholipase family protein encodes MRALIISGGGSKGAFAGGIAEYLINDCCNKYELFVGCSTGCLLLPHLALGKIEKIKKIYTSVSQEDIFSISPFIIKKTKTGYDTKINHFNSVLSFIKGCPTFGESLNLRKLIKKSITSDEFDQLKEQNKKVILTVSNLSLNQIEYYNSMDCNHEDFCDWSWASSNYVPFMSLLTKNGFQYADGGFGNFVPISCAIENGATEIDVIILENEVQTMHLPEVKNAFSLLFRTFQFMKNTNNSKDIIIGKLIGMNQNIKINFYFTPEQLTDNPLIFDPTEMTQWWKDGYEYAKSRQPDSFCHIPQKEKKTTASQEVED; translated from the coding sequence ATGAGAGCATTAATCATATCAGGAGGCGGTAGCAAAGGAGCTTTTGCTGGCGGTATCGCTGAATATTTAATCAATGATTGTTGCAACAAATACGAACTATTTGTAGGTTGCTCTACAGGTTGTTTGCTATTGCCTCATTTGGCGTTAGGTAAAATTGAAAAAATAAAAAAAATATATACTTCTGTTTCTCAAGAAGATATTTTTAGCATCTCTCCTTTTATTATAAAAAAAACTAAGACAGGATATGATACTAAAATTAATCACTTCAACTCTGTTTTATCTTTTATCAAAGGCTGCCCTACCTTTGGCGAAAGCCTAAACCTACGAAAACTCATCAAAAAAAGTATAACTTCCGATGAATTTGACCAACTAAAAGAACAAAATAAAAAGGTTATCTTAACTGTTTCTAACCTAAGTTTAAATCAAATAGAATATTACAATTCTATGGATTGCAATCATGAAGATTTTTGTGATTGGTCCTGGGCATCATCTAATTATGTTCCGTTCATGAGTTTACTGACTAAAAATGGTTTCCAGTACGCTGATGGCGGTTTTGGTAATTTTGTACCCATATCTTGTGCTATCGAAAATGGAGCTACAGAAATAGATGTGATCATCCTTGAAAATGAAGTACAAACGATGCATCTACCAGAAGTAAAAAATGCCTTCTCTTTATTGTTTCGAACTTTTCAATTTATGAAAAACACGAATAACTCTAAAGATATTATCATAGGAAAGCTCATTGGTATGAATCAAAATATTAAAATCAACTTTTACTTCACCCCTGAACAACTTACCGACAACCCACTAATTTTTGATCCAACTGAAATGACACAATGGTGGAAAGATGGCTATGAATATGCCAAATCTAGACAACCAGATAGTTTTTGTCATATTCCTCAAAAAGAAAAAAAAACCACTGCCAGTCAAGAAGTTGAGGATTAA
- the msrB gene encoding peptide-methionine (R)-S-oxide reductase MsrB — MKRYLYLVSLPFLAVSFMACMQAKKTGSEMQEISSPTQEKLSLTDTSLKKVTKSDAEWKKELTKDQYYILREKGTEYPFRNALYDNHKKGNYFCAACKLPLFSSSTKFESGTGWPSFYDVLDKNRVKEVVDKSLGMVRGEIVCARCEGHLGHLFDDGPQPTGLRYCMNSGAMLFQEGK, encoded by the coding sequence ATGAAACGCTATTTATATTTAGTATCACTTCCATTTCTCGCAGTAAGTTTTATGGCTTGTATGCAAGCTAAAAAGACAGGCAGCGAAATGCAGGAGATTAGTTCACCAACACAAGAAAAACTTTCGTTAACGGATACTTCATTAAAAAAAGTAACCAAGTCGGATGCCGAATGGAAGAAAGAACTAACCAAAGACCAATACTATATTCTAAGAGAAAAAGGTACCGAATATCCTTTTCGAAATGCTTTATATGACAACCACAAAAAAGGAAATTATTTTTGTGCCGCTTGTAAATTGCCTTTATTTTCTTCATCAACCAAATTTGAGTCGGGTACAGGATGGCCTAGTTTTTACGATGTATTAGATAAAAACAGAGTTAAAGAAGTAGTAGATAAAAGTCTCGGAATGGTACGAGGAGAAATTGTTTGTGCCCGTTGTGAAGGACATTTAGGGCATTTATTTGATGATGGTCCTCAACCGACAGGATTGCGTTATTGTATGAACTCTGGAGCCATGTTGTTTCAAGAGGGTAAATAA
- the msrA gene encoding peptide-methionine (S)-S-oxide reductase MsrA — protein MKILPYLMLLFTIVSCQSQTKELSLKPKPGKAVAVFAEGCFWCSEHVFEAVYGVDEAISGYTGGTTKNPSYHQVGANQTGHAEAIAVFYDPKKVSFAQLVDAFFASQDPTTPNQQGPDVGSSYRSIAFYGNLDEKKIINDKIAVLTAAKVFAMPIVTEVKPVSAFYEAEDYHQDYVKHNPNQGYVKGVSIPRFNQFKKTYKGKLK, from the coding sequence ATGAAAATACTACCTTATTTAATGTTGCTTTTTACAATTGTAAGTTGTCAATCGCAAACCAAAGAATTGAGCCTGAAACCCAAGCCTGGAAAAGCGGTTGCTGTTTTTGCCGAAGGTTGTTTCTGGTGTAGCGAACACGTATTCGAAGCAGTTTACGGCGTTGATGAAGCCATTTCGGGATATACTGGAGGAACGACAAAGAATCCAAGCTACCACCAAGTAGGAGCCAATCAAACCGGTCATGCCGAAGCTATTGCTGTTTTCTATGACCCTAAAAAAGTCTCTTTTGCACAATTAGTAGATGCTTTTTTTGCCTCTCAAGACCCTACCACCCCCAACCAGCAAGGACCAGATGTGGGTTCGTCCTATCGCTCTATAGCTTTTTACGGTAATTTGGACGAAAAGAAAATCATAAACGATAAAATTGCAGTTTTAACAGCAGCCAAAGTTTTTGCAATGCCAATCGTGACGGAGGTAAAACCCGTTTCTGCTTTTTATGAAGCCGAAGACTATCACCAAGATTATGTGAAACACAATCCCAATCAAGGATATGTAAAAGGAGTTTCGATTCCGAGATTTAATCAGTTTAAAAAGACGTATAAAGGGAAACTAAAGTAA
- the arsM gene encoding arsenosugar biosynthesis arsenite methyltransferase ArsM, translating into MSYLNATNDLYKQAALTPDVGLCCTTTPIWKFPGLEIPLIMQEMNYGCGSTISAQDLINNPKVLYVGVGGGMELLQFSYFSRQKGGVVGVDVVDEMLEASRQNFLEAEKQNDWFQSDFVELKKGDALNLPIENESIDIAAQNCLFNIFKAEDLKKALQEMYRVLKPHGRLVMSDPTCEQEMNEELRNDDHLRALCLSGSIPIAEYIKALTDVGFGTIEIRGRRPYRILDPENYPTEELIFIESIEVCAIKDPMPADGPCVFTGKAAIYYGKESYFDDKKGHVLMKNQPLAVCDKTAAAIASLDRKDIFISESTFHYNGGGCC; encoded by the coding sequence ATGAGCTACCTAAATGCCACCAACGACCTATACAAACAAGCAGCACTAACTCCAGATGTTGGACTTTGCTGCACCACCACACCCATTTGGAAATTCCCAGGCCTTGAAATTCCGCTCATCATGCAAGAGATGAACTACGGTTGCGGAAGTACCATTTCGGCTCAAGACCTAATCAATAACCCAAAAGTCCTTTATGTAGGTGTGGGTGGCGGAATGGAGTTACTACAATTTTCTTATTTCTCTCGTCAAAAAGGGGGAGTAGTAGGAGTTGATGTTGTAGACGAAATGCTCGAAGCTTCCCGTCAAAATTTTCTAGAAGCCGAAAAACAAAATGATTGGTTCCAGTCTGATTTTGTGGAACTCAAAAAAGGAGATGCCTTAAATTTGCCTATCGAAAATGAAAGCATCGACATAGCCGCTCAAAACTGCTTATTCAATATTTTTAAAGCCGAAGATTTGAAGAAAGCCTTGCAAGAAATGTATCGTGTCCTTAAGCCTCATGGTCGATTGGTGATGAGCGACCCAACTTGCGAGCAAGAAATGAATGAAGAATTACGTAACGACGACCACCTACGTGCCTTATGCTTGAGTGGAAGTATTCCGATTGCGGAATATATCAAAGCACTTACCGATGTAGGTTTTGGAACCATCGAAATTCGTGGCCGTCGTCCGTACCGAATTTTAGATCCAGAAAATTACCCAACCGAGGAGTTGATTTTTATCGAAAGCATCGAAGTTTGCGCCATCAAAGACCCAATGCCTGCCGATGGGCCTTGTGTGTTTACAGGAAAAGCGGCAATTTATTACGGAAAAGAATCTTATTTCGATGATAAAAAAGGCCACGTTTTGATGAAAAACCAACCCCTAGCAGTATGCGATAAAACCGCTGCGGCAATTGCAAGTTTAGACCGAAAAGACATTTTTATATCCGAAAGTACTTTTCATTATAACGGTGGAGGATGTTGTTAA
- a CDS encoding purine-nucleoside phosphorylase: MDIKIINETVAFLRAKGFINAEIGIVLGTGLGQLVDHIAIEESIDYTEIPHFPVSTVESHSGKLLLGTLEGKKVLVMQGRFHLYEGYSLQEITFPIRILKALGITKLLVSNAAGAINLTYKKGEMMLIDDHINLQGGSPLAFKNVSDFGDRFTDMCAPYDATMNAMMLEVAKENNITLHKGVYVAVVGPQLETRAEYRYLKTIGADAVGMSTVPEIIVANHLRLPVIAVSVLTDECNPDDLKPVDIGEIIAIAGQAEPKMVTLFKGLIRK; encoded by the coding sequence ATGGATATCAAAATAATAAACGAAACGGTTGCTTTCTTGCGAGCCAAAGGATTCATAAACGCAGAAATCGGAATCGTACTCGGTACAGGACTCGGACAATTAGTAGACCATATTGCCATTGAGGAATCAATTGATTATACCGAAATTCCACATTTTCCAGTTTCAACAGTTGAGTCTCATTCAGGGAAATTGCTATTAGGAACTCTTGAAGGGAAAAAAGTTTTGGTGATGCAAGGTCGTTTTCATTTGTACGAAGGCTATTCGTTACAAGAAATCACTTTTCCGATTCGAATATTGAAAGCACTTGGAATTACTAAATTATTAGTGTCTAATGCTGCTGGAGCAATCAATCTTACTTACAAAAAGGGAGAGATGATGCTGATTGACGACCACATCAACCTGCAAGGTGGTTCACCATTGGCTTTCAAAAATGTATCCGATTTTGGAGACCGTTTTACCGATATGTGTGCCCCTTATGACGCTACTATGAACGCGATGATGCTAGAAGTCGCTAAAGAAAATAACATCACTTTACACAAAGGAGTGTATGTTGCCGTAGTAGGACCACAACTTGAAACCAGAGCCGAATACCGTTATCTAAAAACCATCGGTGCCGATGCGGTTGGAATGAGTACTGTACCCGAAATTATTGTCGCCAATCATTTGCGTTTGCCTGTAATTGCCGTTTCGGTATTAACAGACGAATGCAATCCCGATGATTTAAAACCTGTTGACATTGGTGAAATTATCGCCATCGCAGGTCAAGCCGAACCAAAAATGGTAACGCTTTTCAAAGGGTTGATTAGAAAGTAA
- the arsS gene encoding arsenosugar biosynthesis radical SAM (seleno)protein ArsS (Some members of this family are selenoproteins.) — MLKSLHAKHSDLSKTEKQLEILSNGIFKDGSLPTFADKIKAVNAFPLQPKKIEILQLNVGYMCNQVCAHCHVDAGPDRKEIMTVETMQQCLDVIKNTGVHTLDLTGGAPEMNPNFRWFVEQASLLGVQDFIVRSNLTIILANKKYHDLPEFFAKHNVHVISSLPFYKKEKTDKQRGDGVFDQSIKALQMLNKVGYGKAGSNLKLDLVYNPSGAFLPTDQKALEHDFKKALKEDFDIVFHSLFAITNLPISRFLDYLIASDNYDDYMYALVEAFNPSAVANVMCTNTISVSWDGWLYDCDFNQMLGLKVATKERHISQYNEENLSKRNIIISQHCYGCTAGAGSSCQGAVV, encoded by the coding sequence ATGCTCAAATCACTTCATGCAAAACATAGCGATCTATCCAAAACCGAAAAACAACTGGAAATACTTTCCAATGGAATTTTCAAAGATGGAAGTTTGCCTACGTTTGCAGATAAAATAAAAGCTGTTAACGCTTTTCCGTTACAGCCCAAAAAAATAGAAATCCTCCAACTTAATGTGGGGTATATGTGCAACCAAGTATGCGCACATTGCCATGTAGATGCTGGTCCCGACCGTAAAGAAATTATGACAGTCGAAACCATGCAGCAATGTTTGGATGTGATCAAAAATACTGGAGTACATACTTTAGACTTAACGGGTGGAGCACCAGAGATGAATCCTAACTTTCGTTGGTTTGTAGAACAGGCTTCATTATTAGGAGTGCAAGATTTTATTGTTCGTTCCAATTTGACCATTATTTTGGCCAATAAAAAGTACCACGATTTACCTGAGTTTTTTGCTAAGCATAATGTACATGTGATTTCGTCCCTACCTTTTTATAAAAAAGAAAAAACAGACAAACAACGAGGTGATGGTGTTTTTGACCAATCCATCAAAGCGTTACAAATGTTGAATAAAGTGGGCTACGGAAAAGCAGGGTCGAATTTAAAACTCGATTTGGTTTACAATCCATCCGGCGCTTTTTTACCAACCGACCAAAAAGCTTTGGAACACGATTTCAAAAAAGCCTTAAAAGAAGATTTTGATATCGTGTTCCATTCCCTTTTTGCGATTACTAATTTGCCTATTTCCCGTTTTTTAGATTATTTGATAGCCTCCGATAATTACGATGATTATATGTATGCTTTGGTCGAAGCCTTTAATCCTTCGGCGGTCGCCAATGTGATGTGTACCAATACCATCTCGGTTAGTTGGGATGGTTGGCTGTACGATTGTGATTTCAACCAAATGTTAGGTTTGAAAGTCGCTACCAAAGAGAGACACATTTCGCAATACAACGAGGAGAATTTGTCGAAACGTAATATAATCATTTCGCAACATTGTTATGGCTGCACTGCAGGAGCGGGCAGTAGTTGTCAAGGGGCAGTGGTTTAG
- a CDS encoding arsenosugar biosynthesis-associated peroxidase-like protein → MDKTYYDPADLKKFGKISDWNAELGDKFFDYYGKVFEEGSLSAREKSLIALAVSHTVQCPYCIDAYTGDGLKRGITKEEMMEAVHVAAAIRGGATLVHSVQMMNKYDKLSM, encoded by the coding sequence ATGGACAAAACCTATTATGACCCAGCCGACTTGAAAAAATTCGGAAAAATATCCGATTGGAATGCCGAATTAGGAGATAAGTTTTTTGATTACTATGGTAAAGTATTCGAAGAAGGAAGTTTGTCTGCTCGTGAGAAATCATTGATTGCTTTAGCAGTTTCGCATACCGTACAATGTCCGTATTGCATAGATGCCTATACAGGAGATGGTTTGAAACGTGGAATTACCAAAGAAGAAATGATGGAAGCGGTTCATGTAGCAGCAGCCATTCGTGGTGGTGCTACCTTGGTTCATAGCGTTCAAATGATGAATAAGTACGATAAACTTTCGATGTAA
- a CDS encoding P-II family nitrogen regulator has translation MKKIEATIRKSKFSDVKKALHEVGVSFFTYWDVTGLGNEKQGHVYRGVTYSTSDIQRRQLSIVVNDDFEEVTIKAILEAASTGHVGDGKIFVSEVQEAYRIRTGAKGGETLK, from the coding sequence ATGAAAAAAATTGAAGCAACGATTAGAAAATCAAAATTTTCTGATGTAAAAAAAGCATTACATGAAGTAGGCGTAAGTTTCTTTACTTATTGGGATGTAACAGGATTAGGAAATGAAAAACAAGGTCACGTATATCGTGGAGTTACTTATAGTACGTCAGACATACAAAGACGACAACTTTCAATAGTTGTAAACGATGATTTCGAAGAAGTAACAATCAAGGCCATTCTAGAGGCAGCATCAACAGGTCATGTTGGTGACGGTAAAATATTTGTATCTGAGGTACAAGAAGCATACAGGATCCGTACAGGAGCAAAAGGTGGAGAAACATTAAAATAA
- the amt gene encoding ammonium transporter, giving the protein MDTGLLTTNNVWMMLCTALVFFMHLGFSFLEIGLTRQKNTINILFKNLFIICIGLLLYCLVGFNLMYPGDFNGFLGFAGFGLDAPMKDGALDLAYNQGYTYWTDFLFQGMFAATAATIVSGAVAERIKINSFMIFAIIYVGIVYPIAGSWKWGGGFLDEMGFYDFAGSTLVHSVGGWAALVAIYLLGARIGKFDENGKPKVIPGHNLPLATGGVLILWLGWFGFNGGSVLSADPALTSLTLVTTCLAAAAGGVAAMMFTQFLYKNLDLSMFLNGVLAGLVGITAGADQMGPTDAILIGLIAGMLVVGAVALVDKLRLDDPVGAVAVHLVCGIWGTLAVGIFGAMASVDQFLIQLTGVAAIGAFCVISSFIILIIIKKTIGLRVTKEEEIEGLDEHEHGMSAYPDYRMNDN; this is encoded by the coding sequence ATGGATACAGGATTATTAACAACAAACAACGTATGGATGATGCTATGTACAGCATTAGTATTCTTCATGCACTTAGGATTTTCATTTTTAGAAATTGGATTGACGAGACAAAAAAATACGATAAACATCTTATTTAAAAACTTATTCATCATTTGTATTGGACTACTTCTATATTGCTTAGTAGGATTCAACTTGATGTACCCAGGAGACTTTAATGGTTTCTTAGGATTTGCAGGTTTTGGTTTAGATGCCCCAATGAAAGATGGCGCTTTAGACTTAGCATACAATCAAGGTTACACCTATTGGACAGATTTCTTATTCCAAGGAATGTTTGCTGCTACTGCTGCAACTATCGTTTCTGGAGCTGTTGCTGAGAGAATAAAAATCAATTCATTCATGATCTTTGCTATCATATACGTAGGAATTGTTTATCCTATTGCAGGTTCTTGGAAATGGGGTGGTGGATTCCTTGACGAAATGGGATTCTATGACTTCGCAGGTTCTACTTTAGTTCACTCTGTAGGTGGATGGGCAGCCTTAGTTGCTATCTATTTATTAGGAGCACGTATTGGTAAATTTGACGAAAACGGAAAACCAAAGGTTATTCCTGGTCACAACTTACCATTAGCTACTGGTGGTGTATTAATATTATGGTTAGGATGGTTTGGATTTAACGGAGGTTCTGTACTTTCTGCTGATCCAGCATTGACTTCATTGACATTAGTAACAACCTGTTTAGCTGCCGCTGCAGGTGGAGTTGCCGCTATGATGTTCACACAATTTTTATACAAAAACTTAGATTTATCTATGTTCCTTAATGGTGTATTAGCTGGATTAGTAGGTATTACTGCTGGAGCTGACCAAATGGGACCAACAGACGCTATCTTAATCGGTCTTATCGCTGGTATGTTAGTTGTTGGAGCTGTAGCCTTAGTTGACAAACTAAGATTAGATGATCCCGTTGGAGCGGTTGCAGTTCACTTAGTATGTGGTATCTGGGGAACTCTTGCTGTAGGTATCTTTGGTGCAATGGCAAGTGTAGATCAATTTTTAATTCAACTAACGGGTGTTGCTGCAATTGGTGCTTTCTGCGTCATTTCATCATTCATCATCCTTATTATAATTAAGAAAACAATTGGACTAAGAGTTACTAAAGAAGAAGAAATTGAAGGACTTGATGAGCACGAACATGGAATGAGCGCTTATCCTGATTATAGAATGAACGACAACTAA
- a CDS encoding heavy-metal-associated domain-containing protein, translated as MCLLSNNVIPGTRGTLFGTDAKEENDLKNIQNMILTIDGIKEVMINLSLFPREIKVFSSKLIPVHLIETKVKSVGFHAISKDPFHI; from the coding sequence ATGTGTTTACTATCTAACAATGTGATCCCTGGTACTCGCGGAACATTATTTGGCACTGATGCCAAAGAGGAAAATGACTTAAAAAACATTCAAAACATGATCTTAACCATTGACGGAATCAAAGAGGTTATGATTAATCTTTCACTATTTCCCAGAGAAATAAAAGTGTTTTCAAGCAAATTAATACCCGTACATCTAATTGAAACAAAAGTAAAATCAGTTGGATTTCATGCGATAAGCAAAGATCCTTTTCATATCTAA
- a CDS encoding heavy-metal-associated domain-containing protein has protein sequence MSLITNNIIPGNHGRVFGTNAKEDSDLKSIEKSILEINGVKEVAINNHVFPREITVYSTKIININEIETKVKSIGFHVIPKENLDV, from the coding sequence ATGAGTCTAATTACAAATAACATCATCCCTGGAAATCACGGACGGGTTTTCGGGACTAATGCAAAAGAAGATTCCGATTTAAAATCTATTGAAAAAAGTATCTTAGAAATTAACGGAGTCAAAGAAGTCGCTATAAACAATCATGTTTTCCCCAGAGAAATCACCGTTTATTCCACCAAAATCATCAACATCAATGAAATTGAAACTAAAGTAAAATCAATAGGATTTCATGTTATTCCTAAAGAAAATTTAGACGTATAA
- a CDS encoding metalloregulator ArsR/SmtB family transcription factor gives MGTTKTEHFTTEQNELATLTKAIGHPARIAIIQHLIKVNSCICGDIVNELPLSQPTVSQHLKELKNAGLIKGSLEGNTICYCLDDVGFSKIKGFFEIIDTYLTNKNSSCC, from the coding sequence ATGGGGACAACAAAAACCGAACACTTCACAACAGAACAAAACGAACTAGCAACGTTGACCAAAGCCATTGGACATCCGGCTCGCATTGCCATTATCCAACACCTTATCAAAGTGAACAGTTGTATTTGCGGAGACATCGTAAACGAGTTGCCGCTCTCCCAGCCTACCGTTTCCCAACATTTGAAAGAATTGAAAAACGCAGGATTAATCAAAGGAAGTTTGGAAGGGAATACAATTTGTTATTGTCTTGACGATGTAGGCTTTTCGAAAATAAAAGGCTTCTTTGAGATCATAGACACATATTTAACCAATAAAAACAGTTCTTGCTGCTAG